Proteins co-encoded in one Desulfitobacterium hafniense DCB-2 genomic window:
- a CDS encoding ATP-binding cassette domain-containing protein, whose translation MADIFLHGVREGNLKDISLTLPRNKLVIFTGLSGSGKTTLAIDVLYQECQRQYLEAIGYQGIHKPKLDELRNASPAVRITQNEYRKNPRSTVGTVTNIYTELRMIYEKLSQRTCPHCHRDIRADQCQEELEKREDEFKVYMYCNHCGHKMDKLTRTYFSYNTREGACPTCQGLGKILQVNKDNVVNEKLSLEAGAVDFWEQKYKDYQISVLYNAFQHYGVPIEPDTPVREFTNVQKAILFYGVDSDQVKEFFPDIQAPKTVGGGRFEGIYPVLWRRIAEKSGDPRGLSAYFAEQICPDCAGERLNGLSRSVTVLGTRLPELASLSLEELQDWLIKLEDSVTGTHQDLVASYLNDLKTKIRRIIKVGLGYLSLDRQTMTLSGGEAQRIKLAATLDSTLTGIIYIMDEPTIGLHPQDTQGIIQILKELRDLGNTVIVIEHDMDVMSAADFIVDIGPGAGKLGGEIVGQGSIDELKEQGRSVTGLYLNRPVREARSYRKGTGEFIEVQHGDLYNLKNINVRFPVGCLISVTGVSGSGKSTLVFEVLAKGKYRSQGDPMKRNHVAGTELFEQIITVEQSPVTRMKRSNVATYSGVYTEIRKIFGNLSEARRKGITPRHFSFNSRGGRCENCEGLGYVVSNMLFFEDLEVSCPVCHGDQFQDEVLSVKYQGHSIKDVLGMSVEEALAVFALHPRITKVLELLEEVGLGYLELGQTLTTLSGGEGQRLKLAKELIGNEGKTNLYLIDEPTTGLHPLDVENFLALLNRMVDAGSTVIVVEHNQQVMQASDWIIDLGPEGGHKGGRVMAVGTPEQIKSEPDSVTGRFL comes from the coding sequence ATGGCAGATATTTTTTTGCATGGGGTTAGAGAAGGGAATCTTAAGGATATTTCTTTAACCCTACCGAGAAATAAACTGGTGATTTTTACAGGCTTGTCGGGTTCAGGAAAAACAACCCTGGCCATCGATGTCCTCTACCAAGAGTGTCAGAGACAGTATCTGGAGGCCATCGGGTACCAAGGGATACATAAACCGAAGCTGGATGAGTTGCGCAATGCTTCTCCAGCCGTACGCATCACTCAAAATGAATACCGCAAAAATCCTCGTTCCACAGTGGGTACGGTAACCAATATCTACACCGAACTGCGGATGATTTATGAGAAGCTCAGTCAACGGACCTGTCCTCATTGCCACAGAGACATCAGGGCGGATCAATGCCAGGAGGAACTGGAGAAGAGGGAAGATGAGTTTAAAGTCTATATGTACTGCAATCATTGCGGCCATAAAATGGACAAACTGACCCGGACTTATTTTTCATATAACACCCGGGAAGGAGCTTGCCCTACCTGTCAAGGCTTAGGGAAGATACTCCAGGTCAATAAAGATAATGTCGTCAATGAAAAGCTGTCGTTGGAAGCTGGAGCTGTCGATTTTTGGGAGCAAAAATATAAGGACTACCAAATCTCAGTTCTCTACAATGCCTTTCAGCATTATGGCGTTCCTATTGAACCGGACACCCCGGTGAGGGAATTTACTAATGTGCAAAAAGCCATTCTCTTTTACGGCGTGGACAGCGACCAAGTGAAGGAGTTTTTCCCGGATATCCAGGCGCCCAAAACGGTGGGGGGAGGAAGATTCGAAGGAATCTATCCCGTTTTGTGGCGGCGTATCGCGGAAAAAAGCGGTGACCCGAGAGGGTTATCTGCTTACTTTGCCGAACAAATCTGCCCGGATTGCGCGGGGGAACGCTTGAACGGGTTAAGCCGCAGTGTGACCGTATTGGGAACCCGTTTACCGGAACTGGCTTCTTTATCTTTGGAGGAGCTGCAGGATTGGCTGATCAAGCTGGAGGACTCGGTAACCGGCACCCATCAGGATCTGGTGGCATCCTATCTTAATGATTTGAAAACAAAGATACGGAGGATTATCAAGGTGGGGCTGGGCTATTTATCTCTGGACCGCCAAACCATGACCTTATCCGGCGGGGAAGCCCAAAGAATTAAATTGGCGGCAACCTTAGACTCCACCTTGACCGGGATTATCTATATTATGGATGAACCCACGATCGGTCTTCATCCCCAGGATACCCAGGGGATCATCCAGATTCTTAAGGAGCTAAGGGATTTAGGCAATACCGTCATCGTTATTGAGCATGATATGGATGTGATGAGTGCCGCAGATTTCATTGTTGATATAGGTCCGGGTGCCGGGAAACTTGGCGGCGAGATTGTCGGCCAGGGCAGTATTGATGAACTTAAAGAGCAAGGCAGGTCCGTTACCGGCCTTTATCTTAACCGGCCTGTACGGGAAGCCCGCTCTTACCGCAAGGGAACGGGGGAGTTTATCGAAGTCCAGCATGGCGATCTTTATAATCTTAAGAACATCAATGTAAGATTCCCGGTAGGGTGCTTGATAAGTGTGACCGGTGTTTCAGGCTCTGGAAAATCCACCTTGGTGTTTGAGGTCTTAGCCAAAGGAAAGTACAGAAGTCAAGGGGATCCCATGAAGCGCAATCATGTCGCGGGTACTGAACTATTTGAGCAGATTATCACCGTAGAGCAATCTCCCGTTACCCGGATGAAACGCTCTAATGTGGCCACCTATTCCGGTGTCTACACAGAAATCCGGAAGATTTTTGGCAATCTGAGTGAGGCGAGAAGGAAAGGGATTACCCCCAGGCACTTCTCCTTCAATAGCCGGGGAGGGCGCTGTGAGAATTGCGAAGGGCTGGGTTATGTGGTCAGCAATATGTTGTTTTTTGAGGATCTGGAGGTTTCCTGCCCGGTCTGTCATGGCGACCAGTTTCAGGATGAGGTGCTTTCAGTAAAGTATCAGGGACACAGTATCAAAGATGTCCTGGGCATGTCCGTGGAAGAGGCCTTGGCAGTCTTCGCCCTGCATCCACGGATTACTAAAGTCCTGGAGTTGCTTGAAGAAGTGGGCTTAGGCTATCTTGAGCTGGGGCAGACTCTGACTACTTTATCCGGCGGTGAAGGGCAACGCCTCAAGCTGGCTAAGGAACTGATCGGCAACGAGGGAAAGACCAATCTCTATCTCATTGATGAACCCACGACAGGACTCCATCCCCTGGATGTAGAGAACTTTCTGGCTCTGCTGAACCGGATGGTGGATGCCGGGAGCACAGTCATTGTGGTGGAACATAACCAACAAGTCATGCAGGCCTCTGATTGGATTATCGACCTCGGTCCCGAAGGGGGCCACAAAGGGGGCAGGGTCATGGCGGTTGGAACACCTGAACAGATAAAAAGTGAGCCGGATTCAGTTACGGGAAGGTTTCTTTGA
- a CDS encoding ADP-ribosylglycohydrolase family protein, which yields MLGAVVGDIIGSVYEFANIKSKDFPLFSSRSRFTDDTVLTMATMDALIHKLPFGEAYRAWFQRYPQAGYGRSFKAWAESGQNEPYNSWGNGSAMRVSPIGFYYKTLDEVLAAAKQSAEVTHSHPEGIKGAQATAAAVFLAKHGETKSKLKETVEQEFGYNLNEPLAKIRKGYTFDVSCQGSVPQAIRAFLESENFEDAIRNAISIGGDSDTIACITGALAEAYYGHVPEEIKKQALTYLDDPLQALLNSFYEVAQD from the coding sequence ATGCTCGGAGCTGTCGTTGGCGATATCATTGGCTCGGTCTATGAGTTCGCGAATATAAAGAGTAAGGACTTTCCGCTGTTTTCCTCCCGCTCACGGTTTACGGATGATACTGTATTGACCATGGCCACCATGGATGCACTTATCCATAAGCTGCCTTTCGGGGAAGCCTATCGGGCCTGGTTTCAGCGGTATCCCCAGGCGGGATATGGGCGGAGTTTTAAAGCCTGGGCCGAGTCCGGTCAGAATGAGCCCTATAACAGTTGGGGCAATGGTTCCGCTATGCGGGTCAGCCCCATCGGCTTTTACTATAAAACACTGGATGAAGTGCTGGCGGCAGCCAAGCAGAGCGCCGAAGTCACCCATAGTCATCCCGAAGGAATCAAGGGAGCTCAGGCCACGGCAGCGGCTGTATTTCTTGCTAAGCATGGAGAAACAAAAAGTAAGCTGAAAGAGACGGTTGAGCAGGAGTTCGGTTATAATCTGAATGAACCCTTAGCGAAGATCAGGAAGGGGTATACTTTTGATGTCTCTTGCCAAGGCAGTGTACCCCAGGCTATCCGGGCCTTCCTGGAGTCTGAGAACTTTGAAGATGCCATAAGAAATGCCATATCCATCGGCGGGGATAGTGATACCATCGCTTGCATAACGGGAGCCTTGGCAGAAGCCTATTATGGTCATGTTCCTGAGGAGATTAAAAAGCAGGCCTTAACTTATCTGGATGATCCGCTCCAGGCCTTATTGAACAGCTTTTATGAAGTTGCTCAAGATTAG
- a CDS encoding YitT family protein produces MVEEEVVVQACLTRNHQKMKIRSLVKRAFFITFGAVAMAFGLEGILIPNHIIDGGVTGVSMMLSHLTPIKLGVFLFLLNLPFFFLGYKQIGKTFAVSMLYGILTLAVSTFLMHDLAPVVHDEILAVVFGGLMLGFGVGLVIRNGGVLDGTETLAILIEKKLPFSVGEIIMIINVIIFSVAAFVYGLENALYSMLTYYIAFKTIDIVVKGFEDMKSVYIISECNQIIAETIAQRLGRGVTYLRGEGSFTGDDKNIIFCVFTRLEEAKMKDIIREIDPSAFVIISDVGEVKGGRFKKRDIH; encoded by the coding sequence TTGGTTGAAGAAGAAGTTGTAGTTCAAGCCTGTTTAACAAGAAATCATCAAAAGATGAAAATAAGAAGCCTCGTGAAGAGGGCGTTTTTTATAACCTTCGGAGCGGTTGCAATGGCTTTTGGCCTTGAGGGGATATTGATTCCTAATCATATTATTGATGGAGGAGTTACCGGAGTCTCCATGATGCTTTCCCATTTAACCCCCATCAAGCTCGGGGTATTTTTATTTCTGCTTAACTTACCCTTCTTTTTCCTGGGGTATAAACAAATTGGCAAGACCTTTGCGGTGAGCATGCTTTACGGAATTCTCACTTTGGCTGTGTCAACCTTCCTCATGCATGATTTGGCTCCTGTAGTACATGATGAGATTCTAGCTGTGGTTTTCGGCGGTTTGATGCTGGGCTTTGGAGTCGGCTTGGTTATCCGTAACGGCGGAGTTCTCGATGGAACGGAGACGTTGGCCATTCTTATCGAGAAAAAACTTCCTTTCTCGGTAGGCGAGATTATCATGATTATCAATGTTATTATTTTCTCCGTGGCTGCCTTTGTCTATGGCCTGGAAAACGCCTTATATTCCATGTTGACCTACTATATTGCTTTTAAGACCATCGATATCGTGGTTAAAGGCTTTGAAGATATGAAGTCCGTTTATATCATCAGTGAATGCAATCAAATCATTGCCGAAACCATTGCGCAAAGATTAGGCCGTGGAGTGACCTATTTAAGAGGAGAGGGCTCCTTCACCGGAGACGATAAGAATATCATTTTCTGTGTTTTTACCCGGCTGGAAGAAGCTAAAATGAAAGATATTATCAGAGAAATCGATCCTTCTGCCTTTGTGATTATCTCAGATGTGGGAGAAGTCAAAGGTGGGAGGTTCAAGAAAAGGGATATCCATTAA